A window of the Diceros bicornis minor isolate mBicDic1 chromosome 30, mDicBic1.mat.cur, whole genome shotgun sequence genome harbors these coding sequences:
- the JUNB gene encoding transcription factor JunB — translation MCTKMEQPFYHDDSYAAAGYGRAPGGLSLHDYKLLKPSLALNLADPYRGLKAPGARGPGPEGSGGSSYFPSQGSDTGASLKLASSELERLIVPNSNGVITTTPTPPGQYFYPRGGGSGGGAGGAGGGVTEEQEGFADGFVKALDDLHKMNHVTPPNVSLGTSGGPPAGPGGVYAGPEPPPVYTNLSSYSPASAPSGGAGAAVGTGSSYPTATISYLPHAPPFAGGHPAQLGLGRGASTFKEEPQTVPEARSRDATPPVSPINMEDQERIKVERKRLRNRLAATKCRKRKLERIARLEDKVKTLKAENAGLSSTAGLLREQVAQLKQKVMTHVSNGCQLLLGVKGHAF, via the coding sequence ATGTGCACTAAAATGGAACAGCCCTTCTACCACGACGACTCATACGCAGCGGCGGGATACGGCCGGGCCCCGGGCGGCCTCTCTCTACACGACTACAAACTCCTGAAACCCAGCCTGGCGCTCAACCTGGCCGACCCCTACCGAGGTCTCAAAGCTCCCGGGGCGCGGGGCCCCGGCCCAGAGGGCAGCGGTGGCAGCAGCTACTTTCCCAGCCAGGGCTCGGACACAGGCGCGTCACTCAAGCTCGCCTCATCGGAGCTGGAGCGCCTGATCGTCCCCAACAGCAACGGCGTGATCACGACGACGCCCACGCCCCCGGGACAGTACTTTTACCCCCGCGGGGGTGGCAGCGGTGGAGGTGCGGGGGGCGCGGGAGGCGGCGTCACCGAGGAGCAGGAAGGTTTCGCCGACGGCTTTGTCAAAGCCCTGGACGACCTGCACAAGATGAACCACGTGACGCCCCCCAACGTGTCCCTGGGCACCAGCGGGGGGCCCCCGGCCGGGCCCGGGGGTGTCTACGCCGGCCCAGAGCCGCCTCCCGTCTACACCAACCTCAGCAGCTATTCGCCAGCCTCAGCGCCCTCCGGAGGCGCCGGGGCCGCCGTCGGGACCGGGAGCTCGTACCCGACGGCCACCATCAGCTACCTCCCACACGCGCCGCCCTTCGCCGGCGGCCACCCGGCGCAGCTGGGCCTGGGCCGCGGCGCCTCCACCTTCAAGGAGGAACCGCAGACCGTGCCTGAGGCGCGCAGCCGCGACGCCACGCCGCCGGTGTCCCCCATCAACATGGAAGACCAGGAGCGCATCAAAGTGGAGCGCAAGCGGCTGCGGAACCGGCTGGCGGCCACCAAGTGCCGGAAGCGGAAGCTGGAGCGCATCGCGCGCCTGGAGGACAAGGTGAAGACACTCAAGGCCGAGAACGCGGGTCTGTCGAGCACTGCCGGCCTCCTCCGGGAGCAGGTGGCCCAGCTCAAACAGAAGGTCATGACCCATGTCAGCAACGGCTGCCAGCTGCTTCTTGGGGTCAAGGGACACGCCTTCTGA
- the HOOK2 gene encoding protein Hook homolog 2 isoform X3 — MTLEESVQQVVMEAIQELMTKDTPDSLSSETYGNFDSQSRRYYFLSEEADEGDELQQRCLDLERQLVLLSEEKQSLAQENTVLRERVGRPEGEGATGLTAKKLLLLQSQLEQLQEENFRLESGREDERLRCAELEREVTELQQRNQALTSLAQEAQALKDEMDELRQSSERAGQLEATLNSCRRRLGELRELRRQVRQLEERNAGHAERTRQLEDELRRAGSLRAQLEAQRRQVQELQGQRQEEAMKAEKWQFECHNLEEKYESVTKEKERLLAERDSLREANEELRCAQLQPRGLTQADPSLDPTSPAVENLAAEILPAELRETLLRLQLENKRLCQQEAADRERQEELQRHLEEANRARHGLETQHRLNQQQLSELRAQVEDLQKALQEQGGKTEDSALLKRKLQEHLRKLHEADLELQRKREYIEELEPPVDGSTAQRIEELQHSLQKKDADLRAMEERYRRYVDKARTVIQTLEPKQRPPGGAPPELYSLRTQLREREVRIRHLEMDFEKSRSQREQEEKLLISAWYNMGMALQQRAGEEQAPAHAQSFLAQQRLATNARRGPLGRLASLNMRPTDKH; from the exons ATGACCCTGGAGGAATCTGTTCAGCAGGTGGTGATGGAAGCCATCCAGGAG CTCATGACCAAAGACACCCCTGACTCCCTGTCATCGGAGACATATGGGAACTTTGATAGCCAG TCCCGAAGGTACTACTTCCTGAGTGAGGAGGCTGATGAGGGGGACGAGCTGCAGCAGCGCTGTCTGGACCTGGAGCGGCAG CTGGTGCTCCtgtcagaggagaagcagagcctGGCGCAGGAGAACACGGTGCTGCGGGAGCGGGTGGGCCGGCCAGAGGGTGAGGGCGCCACCGGCCTCACTGCCAagaagctgctgctgctgcagtcccagctggagcagctgcagGAGGAGAACTTCAG GCTGGAGAGCGGCAGGGAGGATGAGCGCCTGCGCTGTGCCGAGCTGGAGCGAGAGGTCACCGAGCTGCAGCAGCGGAACCAGGCGCTgaccagcctggcccaggaggcgCAGGCCCTGAAGGATGAGATGGACGAGCTGCG gcagtCCTCGGAGCGGGCCGGGCAGCTGGAGGCCACGCTGAACAGCTGCCGGCGCCGCCTGGGCGAGCTGCGGGAGCTGCGGCGGCAGGTGCGGCAGCTGGAGGAGCGCAACGCCGGCCACGCCGAGCGCACGAGGCAGCTGGAGGACGAGCTGCGCCGGGCCGGCTCGCTGCGCGCCCAGCTCGAGGCGCAGCGGCGGCAG GTTCAGGAACTGCAGGGCCAGCGACAGGAGGAGGCCATGAAGGCCGAGAAATGGCAATTCGAGTGCCACAATCTGGAGGAAAAGTATGAGTCGGTGACAAAGGAGAAGGAG CGGCTGTTGGCAGAGCGGGACTCGCTGCGCGAGGCCAACGAGGAGCTGCGCTGCGCCCAGCTGCAGCCGCGGGGGCTGACCCAGGCCG ACCCCTCACTGGATCCCACCTCACCGGCTGTGGAAAACTTAGCAGCGGAGATCCTACCTGCGGAACTCAG GGAGACGCTCCTGCGGCTTCAGCTGGAGAATAAGCGGCTGTGCCAGCAGGAGGCGGCCGACCGGGAGCGGCAGGAGGAGCTGCAGCGCCACCTGGAGGAAGCCAACCGCGCGCGCCACGGGCTGGAGACGCAGCACCG GCTGAACCAGCAGCAGCTGTCGGAGCTGCGGGCCCAGGTGGAGGACCTGCAGAAGGCCCTGCAGGAGCAGGGGGGCAAGACTGAGGAC TCCGCCCTGCTGAAGAGGAAGCTGCAGGAGCATCT GCGGAAGCTGCATGAGGCGGATCTGGAGCTGCAGCGGAAGCGCGAGTACATTGAGGAGCTGGAGCCCCCCGTGGACGGCAGCA CAGCGCAGCGCATCGAGGAGCTGCAGCACAGCCTGCAGAAGAAGGACGCGGACTTGCGGGCCATGGAGGAGCGGTACCGCCGCTATGTGGACAAGGCACGCACG GTCATACAGACCCTGGAACCCAAGCAGCGGCCACCAGGCGGGGCGCCCCCAGAGCTCTACTCCCTGAGGACACAGCTCCGGGAGCGGGAGGTCCGCATCCGGCACCTGGAG ATGGACTTTGAGAAGAGCCGAAGTCAGCGGGAGCAGGAGGAGAAGCTGCTCATCAGTGCCTGGTATAACATG GGCATGGCCCTGCAGCAGCGTGCCGGGGAGGAGCAGGCGCCCGCACATGCCCAGTCCTTCCTGGCGCAGCAGCGACTGGCCACCAATGCTCGCCGTGGACCCCTGGGACGCCTGGCATCCCTGAACATGCGCCCCACCGACAAGCACTGA
- the HOOK2 gene encoding protein Hook homolog 2 isoform X1 encodes MSVDKAELCGSLLTWLQTFQVPPPCTSPQDLSSGLAIASVLNQIDPSWFNEAWLQGISDDPGPNWRLKVGNLKTILQSLVEYSQDVLGHPISEQHIPDVSLIGEFSDPEELGKLLQLVLGCAISCEKKQEHIQRIMTLEESVQQVVMEAIQELMTKDTPDSLSSETYGNFDSQSRRYYFLSEEADEGDELQQRCLDLERQLVLLSEEKQSLAQENTVLRERVGRPEGEGATGLTAKKLLLLQSQLEQLQEENFRLESGREDERLRCAELEREVTELQQRNQALTSLAQEAQALKDEMDELRQSSERAGQLEATLNSCRRRLGELRELRRQVRQLEERNAGHAERTRQLEDELRRAGSLRAQLEAQRRQVQELQGQRQEEAMKAEKWQFECHNLEEKYESVTKEKERLLAERDSLREANEELRCAQLQPRGLTQADPSLDPTSPAVENLAAEILPAELRETLLRLQLENKRLCQQEAADRERQEELQRHLEEANRARHGLETQHRLNQQQLSELRAQVEDLQKALQEQGGKTEDSALLKRKLQEHLRKLHEADLELQRKREYIEELEPPVDGSTAQRIEELQHSLQKKDADLRAMEERYRRYVDKARTVIQTLEPKQRPPGGAPPELYSLRTQLREREVRIRHLEMDFEKSRSQREQEEKLLISAWYNMGMALQQRAGEEQAPAHAQSFLAQQRLATNARRGPLGRLASLNMRPTDKH; translated from the exons ATGAGCGTGGACAAGGCCGAGCTATGCGGGTCTCTGCTCACCTGG CTGCAGACGTTCCAGGTCCCGCCCCCCTGTACCAGCCCCCAGGACCTGAGCAGTGGCCTCGCCATAGCCTCTGTGCTGAACCAGAT AGACCCTTCCTGGTTCAACGAAGCATGGCTCCAGGGCATCTCAGACGACCCAGGTCCCAACTGGAGGCTGAAG gtcGGCAATCTGAAGACAATCTTACAGAGCCTGGTGGAGTACTCCCAGGAT GTCCTGGGGCATCCCATTTCGGAGCAGCACATCCCGGATGTGAGCCTCATTGGCGAGTTCTCGGACCCAGAGGAGCTTGGCAAGCTGCTTCAGCTGGTGCTGGGCTGTGCCATCAGTTGCGAGAAGAAGCAGG AGCACATCCAGAGAATCATGACCCTGGAGGAATCTGTTCAGCAGGTGGTGATGGAAGCCATCCAGGAG CTCATGACCAAAGACACCCCTGACTCCCTGTCATCGGAGACATATGGGAACTTTGATAGCCAG TCCCGAAGGTACTACTTCCTGAGTGAGGAGGCTGATGAGGGGGACGAGCTGCAGCAGCGCTGTCTGGACCTGGAGCGGCAG CTGGTGCTCCtgtcagaggagaagcagagcctGGCGCAGGAGAACACGGTGCTGCGGGAGCGGGTGGGCCGGCCAGAGGGTGAGGGCGCCACCGGCCTCACTGCCAagaagctgctgctgctgcagtcccagctggagcagctgcagGAGGAGAACTTCAG GCTGGAGAGCGGCAGGGAGGATGAGCGCCTGCGCTGTGCCGAGCTGGAGCGAGAGGTCACCGAGCTGCAGCAGCGGAACCAGGCGCTgaccagcctggcccaggaggcgCAGGCCCTGAAGGATGAGATGGACGAGCTGCG gcagtCCTCGGAGCGGGCCGGGCAGCTGGAGGCCACGCTGAACAGCTGCCGGCGCCGCCTGGGCGAGCTGCGGGAGCTGCGGCGGCAGGTGCGGCAGCTGGAGGAGCGCAACGCCGGCCACGCCGAGCGCACGAGGCAGCTGGAGGACGAGCTGCGCCGGGCCGGCTCGCTGCGCGCCCAGCTCGAGGCGCAGCGGCGGCAG GTTCAGGAACTGCAGGGCCAGCGACAGGAGGAGGCCATGAAGGCCGAGAAATGGCAATTCGAGTGCCACAATCTGGAGGAAAAGTATGAGTCGGTGACAAAGGAGAAGGAG CGGCTGTTGGCAGAGCGGGACTCGCTGCGCGAGGCCAACGAGGAGCTGCGCTGCGCCCAGCTGCAGCCGCGGGGGCTGACCCAGGCCG ACCCCTCACTGGATCCCACCTCACCGGCTGTGGAAAACTTAGCAGCGGAGATCCTACCTGCGGAACTCAG GGAGACGCTCCTGCGGCTTCAGCTGGAGAATAAGCGGCTGTGCCAGCAGGAGGCGGCCGACCGGGAGCGGCAGGAGGAGCTGCAGCGCCACCTGGAGGAAGCCAACCGCGCGCGCCACGGGCTGGAGACGCAGCACCG GCTGAACCAGCAGCAGCTGTCGGAGCTGCGGGCCCAGGTGGAGGACCTGCAGAAGGCCCTGCAGGAGCAGGGGGGCAAGACTGAGGAC TCCGCCCTGCTGAAGAGGAAGCTGCAGGAGCATCT GCGGAAGCTGCATGAGGCGGATCTGGAGCTGCAGCGGAAGCGCGAGTACATTGAGGAGCTGGAGCCCCCCGTGGACGGCAGCA CAGCGCAGCGCATCGAGGAGCTGCAGCACAGCCTGCAGAAGAAGGACGCGGACTTGCGGGCCATGGAGGAGCGGTACCGCCGCTATGTGGACAAGGCACGCACG GTCATACAGACCCTGGAACCCAAGCAGCGGCCACCAGGCGGGGCGCCCCCAGAGCTCTACTCCCTGAGGACACAGCTCCGGGAGCGGGAGGTCCGCATCCGGCACCTGGAG ATGGACTTTGAGAAGAGCCGAAGTCAGCGGGAGCAGGAGGAGAAGCTGCTCATCAGTGCCTGGTATAACATG GGCATGGCCCTGCAGCAGCGTGCCGGGGAGGAGCAGGCGCCCGCACATGCCCAGTCCTTCCTGGCGCAGCAGCGACTGGCCACCAATGCTCGCCGTGGACCCCTGGGACGCCTGGCATCCCTGAACATGCGCCCCACCGACAAGCACTGA
- the HOOK2 gene encoding protein Hook homolog 2 isoform X2, with product MSVDKAELCGSLLTWLQTFQVPPPCTSPQDLSSGLAIASVLNQIDPSWFNEAWLQGISDDPGPNWRLKVGNLKTILQSLVEYSQDVLGHPISEQHIPDVSLIGEFSDPEELGKLLQLVLGCAISCEKKQEHIQRIMTLEESVQQVVMEAIQELMTKDTPDSLSSETYGNFDSQSRRYYFLSEEADEGDELQQRCLDLERQLVLLSEEKQSLAQENTVLRERVGRPEGEGATGLTAKKLLLLQSQLEQLQEENFRLESGREDERLRCAELEREVTELQQRNQALTSLAQEAQALKDEMDELRQSSERAGQLEATLNSCRRRLGELRELRRQVRQLEERNAGHAERTRQLEDELRRAGSLRAQLEAQRRQVQELQGQRQEEAMKAEKWQFECHNLEEKYESVTKEKERLLAERDSLREANEELRCAQLQPRGLTQADPSLDPTSPAVENLAAEILPAELRETLLRLQLENKRLCQQEAADRERQEELQRHLEEANRARHGLETQHRLNQQQLSELRAQVEDLQKALQEQGGKTEDSALLKRKLQEHLRKLHEADLELQRKREYIEELEPPVDGSTQRIEELQHSLQKKDADLRAMEERYRRYVDKARTVIQTLEPKQRPPGGAPPELYSLRTQLREREVRIRHLEMDFEKSRSQREQEEKLLISAWYNMGMALQQRAGEEQAPAHAQSFLAQQRLATNARRGPLGRLASLNMRPTDKH from the exons ATGAGCGTGGACAAGGCCGAGCTATGCGGGTCTCTGCTCACCTGG CTGCAGACGTTCCAGGTCCCGCCCCCCTGTACCAGCCCCCAGGACCTGAGCAGTGGCCTCGCCATAGCCTCTGTGCTGAACCAGAT AGACCCTTCCTGGTTCAACGAAGCATGGCTCCAGGGCATCTCAGACGACCCAGGTCCCAACTGGAGGCTGAAG gtcGGCAATCTGAAGACAATCTTACAGAGCCTGGTGGAGTACTCCCAGGAT GTCCTGGGGCATCCCATTTCGGAGCAGCACATCCCGGATGTGAGCCTCATTGGCGAGTTCTCGGACCCAGAGGAGCTTGGCAAGCTGCTTCAGCTGGTGCTGGGCTGTGCCATCAGTTGCGAGAAGAAGCAGG AGCACATCCAGAGAATCATGACCCTGGAGGAATCTGTTCAGCAGGTGGTGATGGAAGCCATCCAGGAG CTCATGACCAAAGACACCCCTGACTCCCTGTCATCGGAGACATATGGGAACTTTGATAGCCAG TCCCGAAGGTACTACTTCCTGAGTGAGGAGGCTGATGAGGGGGACGAGCTGCAGCAGCGCTGTCTGGACCTGGAGCGGCAG CTGGTGCTCCtgtcagaggagaagcagagcctGGCGCAGGAGAACACGGTGCTGCGGGAGCGGGTGGGCCGGCCAGAGGGTGAGGGCGCCACCGGCCTCACTGCCAagaagctgctgctgctgcagtcccagctggagcagctgcagGAGGAGAACTTCAG GCTGGAGAGCGGCAGGGAGGATGAGCGCCTGCGCTGTGCCGAGCTGGAGCGAGAGGTCACCGAGCTGCAGCAGCGGAACCAGGCGCTgaccagcctggcccaggaggcgCAGGCCCTGAAGGATGAGATGGACGAGCTGCG gcagtCCTCGGAGCGGGCCGGGCAGCTGGAGGCCACGCTGAACAGCTGCCGGCGCCGCCTGGGCGAGCTGCGGGAGCTGCGGCGGCAGGTGCGGCAGCTGGAGGAGCGCAACGCCGGCCACGCCGAGCGCACGAGGCAGCTGGAGGACGAGCTGCGCCGGGCCGGCTCGCTGCGCGCCCAGCTCGAGGCGCAGCGGCGGCAG GTTCAGGAACTGCAGGGCCAGCGACAGGAGGAGGCCATGAAGGCCGAGAAATGGCAATTCGAGTGCCACAATCTGGAGGAAAAGTATGAGTCGGTGACAAAGGAGAAGGAG CGGCTGTTGGCAGAGCGGGACTCGCTGCGCGAGGCCAACGAGGAGCTGCGCTGCGCCCAGCTGCAGCCGCGGGGGCTGACCCAGGCCG ACCCCTCACTGGATCCCACCTCACCGGCTGTGGAAAACTTAGCAGCGGAGATCCTACCTGCGGAACTCAG GGAGACGCTCCTGCGGCTTCAGCTGGAGAATAAGCGGCTGTGCCAGCAGGAGGCGGCCGACCGGGAGCGGCAGGAGGAGCTGCAGCGCCACCTGGAGGAAGCCAACCGCGCGCGCCACGGGCTGGAGACGCAGCACCG GCTGAACCAGCAGCAGCTGTCGGAGCTGCGGGCCCAGGTGGAGGACCTGCAGAAGGCCCTGCAGGAGCAGGGGGGCAAGACTGAGGAC TCCGCCCTGCTGAAGAGGAAGCTGCAGGAGCATCT GCGGAAGCTGCATGAGGCGGATCTGGAGCTGCAGCGGAAGCGCGAGTACATTGAGGAGCTGGAGCCCCCCGTGGACGGCAGCA CGCAGCGCATCGAGGAGCTGCAGCACAGCCTGCAGAAGAAGGACGCGGACTTGCGGGCCATGGAGGAGCGGTACCGCCGCTATGTGGACAAGGCACGCACG GTCATACAGACCCTGGAACCCAAGCAGCGGCCACCAGGCGGGGCGCCCCCAGAGCTCTACTCCCTGAGGACACAGCTCCGGGAGCGGGAGGTCCGCATCCGGCACCTGGAG ATGGACTTTGAGAAGAGCCGAAGTCAGCGGGAGCAGGAGGAGAAGCTGCTCATCAGTGCCTGGTATAACATG GGCATGGCCCTGCAGCAGCGTGCCGGGGAGGAGCAGGCGCCCGCACATGCCCAGTCCTTCCTGGCGCAGCAGCGACTGGCCACCAATGCTCGCCGTGGACCCCTGGGACGCCTGGCATCCCTGAACATGCGCCCCACCGACAAGCACTGA